GGTCGCCAAGCATCATAAAGCCGGTGTAGTCGGAAATTCTTGCGGCCTGCTGCATATTATGCGTTACAATAATTATTGTCACCTCTCTTTTTAATAAAATAGCAAGGTCTTCTATTTTAGAAGTGGATATAGGGTCAAGGGCTGATGTGGGCTCATCAAAAAGCAGCACTTTGGGTTTAACCGCCAGTGAACGTGCGATAACAAGGCGCTGCTGCTGCCCGCCTGAGAGAGCATAAGCGCTTTCATTTAACTTGTTTTTCACCTCATCCCACAGGGCTGCCTGCTTCAGGGCGTTCTCGACGTGTTCGGTCATCTCGCTTCTTTTTTTAATGCCGCGCAATTTAAGTCCGTAAGCAATATTTTCAAATATTGACATCGGAAACGGAGTCGGTTTCTGAAACACCATACCAATCTGACACCGCAGGTCTATAAGGTCTATGTCTTTAGCCAGAATGTCCATCCCGTTAAATGCTATTTCTCCCTCGTATCTGCACCCATGGTACAGATCGTGCATACGGTTAAAACACCTCAACAGTGTGGTCTTACCACATCCTGAGGGGCCTATCAAAGCCGTCACAGAGTTCTTGTATATCGGAAAAGTTACATCCTTGAGCGCCTTAACTCCGGTTGAGTAATAAAAACTTAACCCTTTAACCTCAATGTCCGTTACCTGTTCCATTTGCTCCTTAACAATAAAACATACTATATTCTATAAGTTGCAGTAAATCAATCAAATTCACAGCAATATCAGCATAAAAATATTTTTCACATATGTATTATAGATTATCTCATGTTACAATTGCATTAACACCATGTTACAAATAAATTAATTTTTATTTCAAAGCAATCTATGAAAAAAATTTATTGAAATAATTAATTATTTGTGTTATTATAACTGCATTCAAGCAGGTGCGGCTCTCTGTTAACAATTATAAATCAAATTAAAGGAGGATTTAATGGTTACTAAGACTATGAAAGATTTTATGGGTATGGCCGGTAAGTTTGTAGAGATGAACAAGGGGCAGTGGGACCATAATGCATGGCTGGATTTTATATCTGAATCCAAAAAGATGGGCATTGACATGTGTGACGATACAAAGACATGTGCAGGTGCGGTGCTTGAGGCCATGAAAAACTATTACACCACAATGATGGGTACCGAGAGTATGGCAAGTGTAATGTCGGAGGCGACTGACGCCACATTAAAGCTGATCAAAAACCCTAAGGCTATGATGGACAAGTCGGAATGGGACAACTATATGGCCGGCATGAAGGACAAGGGCATAAAAATGAACACAGAGGC
The Nitrospirae bacterium YQR-1 DNA segment above includes these coding regions:
- the pstB gene encoding phosphate ABC transporter ATP-binding protein PstB yields the protein MEQVTDIEVKGLSFYYSTGVKALKDVTFPIYKNSVTALIGPSGCGKTTLLRCFNRMHDLYHGCRYEGEIAFNGMDILAKDIDLIDLRCQIGMVFQKPTPFPMSIFENIAYGLKLRGIKKRSEMTEHVENALKQAALWDEVKNKLNESAYALSGGQQQRLVIARSLAVKPKVLLFDEPTSALDPISTSKIEDLAILLKREVTIIIVTHNMQQAARISDYTGFMMLGDLIEYDKTDTMFTNPSNKLTEDYITGRFG